From one Microbacterium sp. 10M-3C3 genomic stretch:
- a CDS encoding DUF4397 domain-containing protein produces MRKILTVGVVAGAVAALGLALPASAATGNAQLSVLHAIPDTPVDVYVNGELTLDDFQPGTLAGPLSLPAGSYQVALTAPDAADASAPILGPAAVTLEAGANYTAVAHLSESGSPTLTPFVNDTSSTAAGEGRLTVRHTAAAPAVDVLAGGTPVIEDLTNPNERTLNLPAGTISASVAAAGTTDPVIGPADVAVQEGTLTIVYAWGSLEDGNLALATQTISGLHSAPGGVPSGTGGQLAQQDAIAQTLLVGGGALVAALVAVGTVRAVRAHGARR; encoded by the coding sequence GTGCGCAAGATCCTGACCGTCGGCGTCGTCGCCGGCGCTGTCGCCGCCCTCGGCCTCGCCCTGCCGGCATCCGCCGCGACGGGCAACGCCCAGCTGTCGGTGCTCCACGCCATCCCCGACACCCCGGTGGACGTCTACGTCAACGGCGAGCTCACGCTCGACGACTTCCAGCCGGGCACGCTCGCCGGTCCGCTGAGCCTGCCGGCGGGCAGCTACCAGGTCGCCCTCACCGCCCCGGATGCGGCGGACGCCAGCGCCCCGATCCTGGGACCCGCCGCCGTGACGCTCGAGGCGGGCGCCAACTACACCGCGGTCGCCCACTTGAGCGAGAGCGGGTCGCCGACCCTCACGCCGTTCGTCAACGACACGTCGTCGACGGCGGCAGGTGAAGGCCGACTGACCGTGCGCCACACCGCTGCCGCGCCCGCCGTGGACGTCCTGGCCGGCGGCACTCCCGTCATCGAGGATCTGACCAACCCCAACGAGCGCACGCTCAACCTGCCCGCCGGGACCATCTCGGCGAGTGTGGCCGCGGCCGGGACCACCGACCCGGTGATCGGCCCCGCCGACGTCGCCGTGCAGGAGGGCACGCTGACGATCGTGTACGCGTGGGGCAGCCTCGAAGACGGCAACCTCGCCCTCGCGACGCAGACCATCTCGGGCCTGCACTCGGCCCCCGGCGGCGTGCCGTCGGGCACCGGCGGTCAGCTCGCCCAGCAGGACGCGATCGCGCAGACCCTGCTCGTCGGCGGTGGCGCGCTGGTGGCGGCGCTTGTCGCCGTCGGCACCGTCCGCGCGGTCCGCGCCCACGGCGCGCGTCGATGA
- a CDS encoding NAD(P)H-binding protein yields the protein MTRIAVIGGTGYAGSHIVREAVDRGHTVVSVARSVPAERLAGATYLEGSILDTVDLVQKLEGVEVVVSAVAPRGDMLGKVRPALAELFAALPENVRVGVIGGAGGSLVAPGGPRLIDTDGFADEYKPEALEAIGVLEDLQSGTGGREWFYVHPAGGFGAWAPGERTGEYRDGGEVLVVDQSGESFISGPDLAVAVVDEIEDPKHTGRRFTVGY from the coding sequence ATGACCCGCATCGCCGTCATCGGAGGAACCGGCTACGCCGGCAGCCACATCGTCCGGGAGGCCGTCGACCGCGGTCACACCGTCGTCTCGGTCGCGCGCTCCGTGCCCGCCGAGCGCCTGGCCGGCGCGACATACCTCGAGGGCAGCATCCTCGACACGGTCGACCTCGTGCAGAAGCTCGAGGGGGTCGAGGTCGTCGTGTCGGCGGTCGCGCCGCGCGGCGACATGCTCGGCAAGGTGCGGCCGGCGCTCGCCGAGCTCTTCGCCGCGCTTCCCGAGAACGTCCGCGTCGGCGTGATCGGCGGCGCCGGGGGGAGCCTCGTCGCGCCCGGCGGTCCGCGCCTGATCGACACCGACGGCTTCGCGGATGAGTACAAGCCCGAGGCGCTCGAGGCGATCGGCGTGCTCGAGGACCTCCAGTCGGGCACCGGTGGTCGCGAGTGGTTCTACGTCCACCCCGCGGGCGGCTTCGGCGCGTGGGCGCCGGGGGAGCGCACCGGCGAGTACCGCGACGGCGGCGAGGTGCTCGTCGTCGACCAGTCGGGCGAGTCGTTCATCTCCGGCCCCGACCTCGCGGTGGCCGTCGTCGACGAGATCGAAGACCCGAAGCACACGGGTCGCCGGTTCACCGTCGGCTACTGA
- a CDS encoding DUF4032 domain-containing protein: MAESLSITASSVDPGLLSLPWSTTLADWPSSAIVYLPKGISRHLVRFANLSGRVVAIKETTEQMARREYDMLGNLHRLQAPCVERVAVIAGRTDAAGEPLPAALVTAHLKFSLPYRALFTQMLRPHTATRLVDALAVLLVRLHNVGFFWGDVSLSNTLFRRDAGEFAAYLVDAETGELHEGGLTDGQRAHDLDIARTNIAGEIMDLEAGGRLEGGLDAVQIADGIMSSYHSLWGALTDRETFAVDESWRITERVQRLNALGFDIGEMSMQTTPDGTRVSIQPKVVDAGHHQRRLLRLTGLDVEENQARRLLNDLDEFRARVSRLGSDEEMVAHEWLTRVFEPIVMAIPFDLRAKLEPAEVFHQVLEHRWYMSQARGRSVPIAEVLTSYIDDVLRHRRDEATVMGPPTDTMAVPVLTGAISVADDEDEDETVDWRDLV; the protein is encoded by the coding sequence GTGGCCGAGTCCCTCAGCATCACCGCCAGCTCCGTCGATCCCGGGCTGCTGTCGCTGCCGTGGTCGACGACCCTCGCCGACTGGCCGAGCAGCGCGATCGTCTACCTGCCGAAGGGCATCTCGCGTCATCTCGTCCGCTTCGCGAACCTGTCGGGGCGGGTCGTGGCGATCAAGGAGACGACCGAGCAGATGGCGCGCCGCGAGTACGACATGCTGGGCAACCTGCACCGGCTGCAGGCGCCCTGCGTCGAGCGCGTGGCCGTGATCGCCGGTCGCACGGATGCCGCCGGCGAGCCGCTGCCCGCGGCCCTGGTCACGGCGCATCTGAAGTTCTCGCTCCCCTACCGGGCCCTCTTCACGCAGATGCTGCGGCCGCACACGGCGACCCGGCTCGTGGACGCCCTCGCGGTGCTGCTCGTGCGCCTGCACAACGTCGGCTTCTTCTGGGGCGACGTGTCGCTGTCGAACACGCTGTTCCGACGCGACGCGGGCGAGTTCGCGGCCTACCTCGTCGACGCCGAGACCGGCGAGCTGCACGAGGGCGGACTGACCGACGGCCAGCGGGCCCACGACCTCGACATCGCCCGCACCAACATCGCGGGCGAGATCATGGACCTCGAAGCGGGCGGGCGGCTGGAGGGCGGCCTCGACGCCGTCCAGATCGCCGACGGCATCATGTCGTCCTACCACTCGCTGTGGGGTGCCCTCACCGACCGCGAGACCTTCGCGGTCGACGAGTCGTGGCGCATCACCGAGCGCGTGCAGCGCTTGAACGCGCTCGGCTTCGACATCGGCGAGATGTCGATGCAGACGACGCCCGATGGCACGCGGGTCTCGATCCAGCCGAAGGTCGTCGACGCCGGACACCACCAGCGACGACTCCTGCGCCTGACCGGTCTCGACGTCGAGGAGAACCAGGCCCGTCGCCTCCTCAACGACCTCGACGAGTTCCGCGCGCGCGTCTCCCGCCTCGGCTCGGACGAGGAGATGGTCGCCCACGAATGGCTGACGCGCGTGTTCGAGCCGATCGTCATGGCGATCCCGTTCGACCTGCGCGCGAAGCTCGAACCGGCCGAGGTGTTCCACCAGGTGCTCGAGCACCGGTGGTACATGTCGCAGGCGCGCGGCCGGTCGGTGCCGATCGCCGAAGTGCTCACGTCCTACATCGACGACGTGCTGCGGCATCGCCGCGACGAGGCGACCGTGATGGGACCGCCCACCGACACGATGGCCGTCCCCGTCCTCACCGGCGCGATCTCGGTCGCGGACGACGAGGACGAGGACGAGACGGTCGACTGGCGCGACCTCGTCTGA
- a CDS encoding sigma-70 family RNA polymerase sigma factor — MFRLETRACVTDDDTDLLARFGAGEERALEALYRRWSPLVFTMALRALGDRADAEDVTQRTFVSAWSSRESYDPERAAISTWLVAIARRRIADVREARAKVAAVHEQLQRLLDPHALVTGEVDLGDRLLLADELARLEPDAQRVIRLAFYDDLTHDQIARRLDMPLGTVKSHIRRSLTRMRRRLEVDDRVAS, encoded by the coding sequence ATGTTCCGGCTCGAGACGAGGGCGTGCGTGACGGACGACGACACCGACCTCCTGGCGCGGTTCGGCGCGGGAGAGGAGCGGGCGCTGGAGGCGCTGTACCGGCGGTGGTCGCCGCTGGTGTTCACGATGGCGCTGCGGGCGCTGGGCGACCGGGCCGACGCCGAGGACGTCACGCAGCGCACGTTCGTCTCGGCGTGGAGTTCGCGCGAGTCGTACGATCCCGAGCGTGCTGCGATCTCCACGTGGCTGGTCGCGATCGCCCGACGGCGCATCGCCGACGTGCGCGAGGCGCGGGCGAAGGTCGCGGCGGTGCACGAGCAGCTGCAGCGGCTGCTCGATCCGCACGCGCTCGTGACGGGCGAGGTCGATCTGGGCGATCGCCTGCTGCTCGCCGATGAGCTCGCGCGTCTCGAACCCGACGCGCAACGGGTCATCCGGCTCGCGTTCTACGATGACCTGACGCATGACCAGATCGCCCGACGTCTGGACATGCCGCTCGGCACCGTCAAGAGCCACATCCGCCGAAGTCTCACCCGCATGCGTCGCCGATTGGAGGTCGATGATCGTGTCGCATCCTGA
- a CDS encoding thioredoxin domain-containing protein, protein MPAPRDRRKAVREKAQQVHVKQSRLRVLRRILVGVAGLAVVGVATAAVVYALTEMGPKPLVQPANANDDGFLVSDVSGIPEAQDPTVDDSTAQLQAETPTPTPTPSTTASRTVDIRVYVDYLSTQAREFQVANAEQLGKWVSQDAATLTYYPVAMLTSKSNGTKYSLRAAGAAACVATYSPGTFFAFNDELLRQQPAADSDGLTDDQLADLAQAKGVSSPKVVRSCIEDGEYASWARAATDRALEGIPGTDVALTGTPMILVNGTQYVGALDDPKEFAQFVLTVASDAYYRTPSPTPSASTATPTPAP, encoded by the coding sequence GTGCCTGCTCCGCGCGACCGACGCAAGGCGGTGCGCGAGAAGGCGCAGCAGGTGCACGTGAAGCAGTCCCGGCTGCGGGTGCTGCGCCGGATCCTCGTCGGAGTCGCGGGTCTCGCCGTCGTCGGCGTCGCCACCGCGGCCGTCGTCTACGCCCTCACCGAGATGGGTCCGAAGCCCCTCGTCCAGCCCGCCAACGCGAACGACGACGGGTTCCTGGTGTCCGATGTCAGCGGCATCCCCGAGGCGCAGGACCCGACGGTCGACGACAGCACCGCACAGCTGCAGGCCGAGACCCCGACCCCGACCCCCACGCCTTCGACCACCGCGTCGCGCACGGTCGACATCCGCGTGTACGTCGACTACCTCTCGACGCAGGCCCGCGAGTTCCAGGTCGCCAACGCCGAGCAGCTGGGCAAGTGGGTGTCGCAGGATGCGGCGACCCTCACCTACTACCCGGTCGCGATGCTCACCTCGAAGTCCAACGGCACGAAGTACTCGCTGCGCGCCGCCGGCGCGGCCGCGTGCGTGGCCACGTACTCGCCTGGCACCTTCTTCGCGTTCAACGACGAGCTGCTGCGCCAGCAGCCGGCCGCCGACTCTGACGGGCTGACGGACGATCAGCTGGCCGACCTTGCGCAGGCCAAGGGCGTGTCCTCGCCGAAGGTCGTGCGCTCGTGCATCGAGGACGGCGAGTACGCGTCGTGGGCGCGCGCGGCGACCGACCGTGCCCTCGAGGGCATCCCGGGCACCGATGTCGCGCTGACGGGCACGCCGATGATCCTCGTCAACGGTACGCAGTACGTGGGGGCGCTCGACGACCCGAAGGAGTTCGCGCAGTTCGTGCTCACGGTCGCGAGCGATGCGTACTACCGCACCCCCTCGCCCACCCCCTCTGCGAGCACCGCGACGCCCACTCCCGCCCCGTGA
- a CDS encoding class F sortase, translating into MIRTPARAIAAAGAAAIALGLAACAPAPAAMPSAPAATATPTPPPPAPTPSVSVPVAPATAAPVRTAVPPVTVTVAAAGIEVPVVEVGVDGQDFMELPEDPAVAGWYKYGSDPSSSEGRTVISAHVDAPAYPIGPFSRLRDVAAGTEVVVADAQGATHRYAVQSVTNYRKTALPVQEIFARTGPAELVLITCGGPFDPTIGRYEDNVVVVATPIR; encoded by the coding sequence ATGATCCGCACCCCCGCTCGGGCGATCGCGGCGGCCGGCGCCGCCGCGATCGCCCTCGGGCTCGCCGCGTGCGCTCCGGCGCCCGCGGCGATGCCATCCGCGCCGGCGGCGACGGCGACCCCCACGCCGCCGCCGCCGGCGCCCACCCCGTCCGTCTCCGTACCGGTCGCCCCCGCCACGGCCGCACCCGTTCGCACGGCCGTTCCGCCCGTGACGGTCACGGTGGCCGCCGCCGGCATCGAGGTGCCGGTCGTGGAGGTCGGCGTCGACGGCCAGGACTTCATGGAGCTGCCCGAGGACCCGGCGGTCGCGGGCTGGTACAAGTACGGCTCCGACCCGTCGAGCTCGGAAGGACGCACGGTGATCTCCGCACACGTGGACGCCCCGGCGTACCCGATCGGCCCGTTCAGTCGCCTGCGCGACGTGGCAGCCGGCACCGAGGTGGTGGTCGCCGACGCGCAGGGCGCGACGCACCGCTACGCGGTGCAGTCGGTCACGAACTACCGCAAGACCGCGCTGCCCGTACAGGAGATCTTCGCGCGCACCGGACCGGCGGAGCTGGTCCTCATCACGTGCGGCGGACCGTTCGACCCCACGATCGGGCGGTACGAGGATAACGTGGTCGTCGTGGCGACGCCGATCCGGTGA
- the rlmB gene encoding 23S rRNA (guanosine(2251)-2'-O)-methyltransferase RlmB, translating into MAKPGNPSAGRGKKGPTKGSGGKNRRALEGKGPTPKAEDRAWHPAGKRKAAAERYAAAGGKGRLGQRPSAPANRGGRPKQSDDTEIVTGRNSVLEALRARIPATAMYVAQRVEMDDRVKEMLSIATHREIPVLEVTRPELDRMAGFDGVHQGVALKVPPYEYAHPQDLLENVTATGELPLLVALDGITDPRNLGAIIRSAAAFGGQGVIIPQRRSAGVNAAAWKTSAGAAARTPVAIAANLTSTLKEFKKQGVFVLGLDGGGDVPLPALELADRPVVIVVGSEGKGLSRLVTETCDQIVSIPISAATESLNAGIAASVALYQVATLRATRE; encoded by the coding sequence ATGGCTAAGCCAGGAAACCCCTCGGCCGGTCGCGGCAAGAAGGGGCCGACGAAGGGCTCCGGCGGCAAGAACCGACGCGCGCTGGAAGGCAAGGGCCCGACCCCGAAGGCGGAGGATCGCGCGTGGCACCCCGCGGGCAAGCGCAAGGCCGCGGCCGAGCGGTATGCGGCCGCGGGCGGCAAGGGACGCCTCGGCCAGCGCCCGTCGGCGCCCGCCAACCGCGGCGGACGCCCGAAGCAGAGCGATGACACCGAGATCGTCACGGGGCGCAACTCCGTGCTCGAGGCGCTGCGCGCCCGCATCCCCGCCACCGCGATGTACGTCGCGCAGCGTGTCGAGATGGACGACCGCGTCAAGGAGATGCTCTCGATCGCGACTCACCGCGAGATCCCGGTGCTCGAGGTGACGCGGCCCGAGCTCGACCGTATGGCCGGGTTCGACGGCGTGCATCAGGGCGTGGCGCTCAAGGTTCCGCCGTACGAGTACGCGCACCCCCAGGACCTGCTCGAGAACGTCACGGCGACCGGCGAGCTGCCGCTGCTCGTCGCCCTCGACGGCATCACCGACCCGCGGAACCTCGGTGCGATCATCCGGTCGGCCGCCGCCTTCGGCGGCCAGGGCGTGATCATCCCGCAGCGCCGGTCGGCCGGGGTCAACGCCGCCGCGTGGAAGACGAGCGCCGGCGCTGCCGCGCGCACGCCCGTGGCGATCGCGGCGAACCTCACCTCGACGCTCAAGGAGTTCAAGAAGCAGGGCGTGTTCGTCCTCGGTCTCGACGGCGGCGGTGACGTGCCGCTGCCGGCGCTCGAGCTCGCGGATCGCCCGGTGGTCATCGTGGTCGGCTCCGAGGGCAAGGGTCTCTCGCGCCTGGTCACCGAGACGTGCGACCAGATCGTGTCGATCCCGATCTCCGCGGCGACCGAGTCGCTGAACGCCGGCATCGCCGCGTCCGTGGCGCTGTACCAGGTCGCGACACTGCGCGCGACGCGCGAATAG
- the cysS gene encoding cysteine--tRNA ligase → MTVRIYDTKAQALRDFVPADPGNVTVYVCGPTVQSGPHIGHVRAALSFDLLRRWLAYRFGRVTFVRNVTDIDDKVLAYATADEPWWALAYRMEQEFARAYAAVGILPPTYEPRATASIPQMQELIGRLIDAGHAYAADSPDAAGDVYFDVRSWPSYGALTRQSLDAMEPAADADPRGKRDPHDFALWKGTKPGEPADATWESPWGAGRPGWHIECSAMSRRYLGPSFDIHGGGLDLRFPHHENELAQSTAAGDAFAQYWVHNGLVTVGGQKMSKSLGNFVLAADVLAEHDPLVVRYALAAAHYRSTLDLTPESYAEAKAALERIATFRQRVLRATGADPAALAPSRLPDAFVAAMDDDLGVPQALAVLHDTVRAGNAAVDAADRAGAVEASRAVAAMLELLGLDGSVPATAAGADAAGTALDGLLRELIDQRARARAEKDWAAADRIRDAIAAAGVALEDTPDGTHWSLNDG, encoded by the coding sequence GTGACCGTCCGGATCTACGACACGAAGGCGCAGGCGCTGCGCGACTTCGTCCCCGCCGACCCCGGCAACGTGACGGTCTACGTGTGCGGCCCGACCGTGCAGTCGGGCCCGCACATCGGCCACGTCCGTGCCGCACTCAGCTTCGACCTCCTCCGCCGCTGGCTCGCGTACCGGTTCGGTCGGGTCACGTTCGTGCGCAACGTGACCGACATCGACGACAAAGTGCTCGCGTATGCGACCGCCGACGAGCCGTGGTGGGCGCTCGCGTATCGCATGGAGCAGGAGTTCGCGCGGGCGTATGCCGCTGTCGGCATCCTGCCGCCGACGTACGAGCCGCGCGCGACCGCGTCCATCCCGCAGATGCAGGAGCTCATCGGCCGGCTCATCGACGCCGGGCACGCGTATGCGGCCGACAGCCCGGATGCGGCGGGCGACGTGTACTTCGACGTGCGCTCGTGGCCCTCGTACGGCGCCCTCACGCGCCAGTCGCTGGACGCGATGGAGCCGGCGGCCGACGCCGACCCGCGCGGCAAGCGCGACCCGCACGATTTCGCACTGTGGAAGGGTACGAAGCCCGGCGAGCCGGCGGATGCGACGTGGGAGTCGCCGTGGGGCGCCGGACGCCCGGGCTGGCACATCGAATGCTCCGCGATGTCGCGGCGCTACCTCGGGCCCTCCTTCGACATCCACGGCGGGGGCCTCGACCTGCGCTTCCCGCACCACGAGAACGAGCTCGCCCAGTCCACCGCGGCGGGCGACGCGTTCGCGCAGTACTGGGTGCACAACGGCCTCGTGACCGTCGGCGGGCAGAAGATGTCGAAGTCCCTCGGCAACTTCGTGCTCGCCGCAGACGTGCTCGCCGAGCACGACCCGCTGGTCGTGCGCTACGCGCTCGCCGCGGCCCACTACCGATCGACGCTCGACCTGACGCCCGAGTCCTACGCCGAGGCGAAGGCCGCGCTCGAGCGCATCGCGACCTTCCGTCAGCGCGTGCTGCGGGCGACCGGGGCCGATCCCGCCGCTCTGGCGCCCTCCCGCCTTCCCGACGCCTTCGTCGCCGCGATGGACGACGACCTCGGCGTCCCGCAGGCGCTCGCCGTGCTGCACGACACCGTGCGGGCGGGGAACGCCGCGGTCGACGCGGCAGACCGTGCCGGTGCCGTCGAGGCCTCCCGTGCGGTGGCGGCGATGCTCGAGCTCCTGGGCCTCGACGGGTCGGTGCCCGCGACGGCGGCCGGCGCGGATGCAGCCGGAACGGCGCTCGACGGCCTGCTGCGCGAGCTGATCGACCAGCGTGCACGGGCGCGCGCCGAGAAGGACTGGGCTGCGGCCGACCGCATCCGCGACGCGATCGCGGCGGCCGGCGTCGCCCTCGAAGACACCCCCGACGGAACGCATTGGAGTCTGAACGATGGCTAA
- a CDS encoding anti-sigma factor: protein MIVSHPDPDRLALFALGEQIESDERAHIAACPTCTDDVAALSAAVLVGRATLDVGELETPPESVWERIRAEVAAPASVPRADPPSTPRTASRRPARRSLFTLVASVAVLLVLVGIGLLVRPGTPVVLAAAALDAFPEHPGARGTAEVEEVDGHRTLTVSLADDAQAGERREVWLITADATDLVSLGTLDGDRGDFRVPDDVDLDRFVLVDVSVEPDDGDPGHSGDSIVRGELRRA, encoded by the coding sequence ATGATCGTGTCGCATCCTGACCCCGACCGGCTCGCCCTCTTCGCGCTCGGCGAGCAGATAGAGTCGGATGAGCGCGCGCACATCGCCGCGTGTCCGACGTGCACCGACGATGTCGCCGCGCTGTCCGCCGCGGTGCTGGTCGGGCGCGCGACGCTCGACGTGGGCGAGCTCGAGACACCGCCGGAGAGCGTATGGGAGCGGATTCGTGCCGAGGTCGCCGCACCCGCGTCGGTGCCGCGCGCCGATCCGCCGTCGACGCCGCGCACCGCATCCCGCCGCCCCGCGCGCCGGTCGCTGTTCACCCTCGTCGCGAGCGTGGCCGTGCTGCTCGTCCTCGTCGGCATCGGTCTGCTGGTGCGTCCCGGCACACCGGTCGTCCTCGCGGCCGCCGCGCTCGACGCGTTCCCCGAGCATCCCGGCGCGCGCGGCACCGCGGAGGTGGAGGAGGTCGACGGACACCGCACCCTCACGGTGTCGCTGGCCGACGACGCGCAGGCCGGCGAGCGGCGCGAGGTCTGGCTCATCACGGCGGATGCGACCGATCTGGTCAGCCTCGGCACGCTCGACGGTGATCGGGGCGACTTCCGCGTGCCCGACGATGTCGACCTCGACCGATTCGTCCTGGTGGACGTGTCGGTCGAGCCCGACGACGGCGACCCGGGTCACTCCGGCGATTCCATCGTGCGCGGCGAGTTGCGCCGCGCCTGA
- a CDS encoding ATP-dependent DNA ligase, translating into MGKLIMDNGIKVDFEDRLLAHLQHVITAKLRRNEAFLFTWKEDLSVGGGRTSVWIHPNANLVYKFHGGRTPTLNPAWLHALAYTAAGPHGLYVVPEPDAHAVDRTMRQQPAMKFAIVEEQYAEAR; encoded by the coding sequence ATGGGCAAGCTGATCATGGACAACGGCATCAAGGTCGACTTCGAGGACCGGCTGCTCGCGCACCTGCAGCACGTCATCACCGCCAAGCTCCGACGCAATGAGGCCTTCCTCTTCACCTGGAAGGAAGACCTCAGCGTGGGCGGCGGCCGCACCTCGGTCTGGATCCACCCGAACGCGAACCTGGTCTACAAGTTCCACGGCGGCCGCACGCCGACACTGAATCCCGCATGGCTGCACGCCCTCGCGTACACCGCTGCTGGGCCGCACGGGCTCTACGTCGTTCCCGAGCCGGACGCGCACGCTGTCGATCGGACGATGCGGCAGCAGCCGGCGATGAAGTTCGCGATCGTCGAAGAGCAGTACGCCGAAGCGCGTTGA
- the ugpC gene encoding sn-glycerol-3-phosphate ABC transporter ATP-binding protein UgpC, with the protein MASVTFDNATRLYPGGTRPAVDKLNLEVGDGEFLVLVGPSGCGKSTSLRMLAGLEEVNSGRILIGDRDVTDVPPKDRDIAMVFQNYALYPHMTVAENMGFALKIAGVGKEERAARVLEAAKLLDLEQYLTRKPKALSGGQRQRVAMGRAIVRQPQVFLMDEPLSNLDAKLRVQTRTQIASLQRRLGVTTVYVTHDQTEALTMGDRIAVLKDGLLQQVGTPRDLYEKPQNVFVAGFIGSPAMNLFQVDLAEGGVRFGDLVAPVEADVIGKAHGSVVTIGVRPEDIQVAPADGRGLSVVVDLVEELGADGYLYGHTEINGKRTDLVARVDGRRHPNAGETVVLAPVPGHVHVFDAESGERLTDKAIASA; encoded by the coding sequence ATGGCATCCGTCACGTTTGACAACGCAACGCGCCTGTACCCGGGGGGCACGCGCCCCGCGGTCGACAAGCTCAACCTCGAAGTGGGCGACGGCGAGTTCCTCGTCCTGGTCGGCCCCTCCGGCTGCGGCAAGTCCACGTCGCTGCGCATGCTCGCCGGCCTCGAAGAGGTCAACTCGGGCCGCATCCTCATCGGCGACCGCGACGTCACCGACGTGCCGCCGAAGGACCGCGACATCGCGATGGTCTTCCAGAACTACGCGCTGTACCCGCACATGACCGTCGCCGAGAACATGGGCTTCGCCCTGAAGATCGCGGGCGTCGGCAAGGAGGAGCGTGCCGCGCGCGTCCTCGAGGCCGCGAAGCTCCTCGACCTCGAGCAGTACCTCACGCGCAAGCCGAAGGCGCTCTCGGGCGGTCAGCGTCAGCGCGTCGCGATGGGCCGCGCCATCGTGCGTCAGCCCCAGGTGTTCCTCATGGACGAGCCGCTGTCGAACCTCGACGCGAAGCTGCGCGTGCAGACGCGCACGCAGATCGCGTCGCTGCAGCGCCGCCTGGGCGTCACCACGGTGTACGTCACGCACGACCAGACCGAGGCGCTCACGATGGGCGACCGCATCGCGGTGCTCAAGGACGGCCTGCTGCAGCAGGTCGGCACGCCCCGCGACCTGTACGAGAAGCCGCAGAACGTGTTCGTCGCCGGCTTCATCGGCTCGCCCGCGATGAACCTGTTCCAGGTCGACCTGGCCGAGGGGGGCGTGCGCTTCGGCGACCTCGTCGCGCCGGTCGAGGCCGACGTCATCGGCAAGGCGCACGGCTCGGTCGTCACGATCGGCGTCCGTCCCGAGGACATCCAGGTCGCCCCTGCCGACGGCCGCGGCCTGTCGGTCGTCGTCGATCTCGTCGAGGAGCTCGGCGCCGACGGCTACCTGTACGGCCACACGGAGATCAACGGCAAGCGCACCGACCTGGTCGCGCGCGTCGACGGCCGCCGTCACCCCAACGCGGGTGAGACCGTCGTGCTGGCCCCGGTCCCCGGACACGTGCACGTGTTCGACGCCGAGTCCGGCGAGCGCCTGACCGACAAGGCGATCGCCTCCGCCTGA
- a CDS encoding AraC family transcriptional regulator yields the protein MTGIGGGATFLDFTIGGRPLVTQVEDTAGFLFARAVRMDGDMAVKRTTVDAAHPYVVQPGLRSEYTFAHAQTLTLDASAFLARLGERINPRSVGFSFTSAAPRTPEHGSYWDAVMLTVARAVSTGVVDEPYVASGLLDLAVSASAACFPNTWDDLPVERVPLPPAAAQRARTYIDDHAHLPIMLADIAGAARMSVRGVQLAFQRAFQMSPTDYLRRVRVARARAALLSAHPEAGDSVSGIARSAGFTHPSRFAATYRAEYGENPSDTLHASRHTDRS from the coding sequence GTGACCGGCATCGGAGGAGGGGCGACTTTCCTCGATTTCACGATCGGCGGTCGCCCACTCGTGACGCAGGTCGAGGACACGGCGGGTTTCTTGTTCGCGCGAGCCGTCCGAATGGACGGGGACATGGCTGTGAAGCGCACGACGGTCGACGCGGCGCATCCCTACGTGGTGCAGCCCGGCCTGCGCAGCGAATACACCTTCGCGCATGCGCAGACGCTCACACTCGACGCGAGCGCGTTCCTCGCCCGACTCGGCGAACGCATCAACCCGCGATCGGTCGGGTTCTCCTTCACCTCGGCCGCACCACGCACGCCCGAGCACGGCAGTTACTGGGATGCCGTCATGCTGACCGTGGCGCGTGCGGTCAGCACGGGTGTCGTCGACGAGCCCTACGTCGCGAGCGGACTGCTGGATCTCGCGGTCTCCGCGAGCGCGGCCTGCTTCCCCAACACGTGGGACGACCTTCCTGTGGAACGTGTCCCACTCCCGCCGGCAGCCGCTCAACGCGCGCGCACCTACATCGACGACCACGCCCACCTTCCGATCATGTTGGCCGACATCGCCGGCGCGGCGCGGATGAGCGTGCGCGGCGTGCAACTCGCGTTCCAGCGCGCGTTTCAGATGTCGCCGACGGATTATCTGCGGCGCGTCCGGGTCGCCCGGGCCCGCGCGGCTCTGCTCAGCGCCCATCCCGAAGCGGGCGACTCGGTGTCGGGGATCGCTCGGTCGGCCGGCTTCACACACCCATCGCGGTTCGCTGCCACCTATCGCGCAGAGTACGGCGAGAACCCGTCCGATACCCTCCACGCGTCGCGTCACACCGACAGGTCGTAG